A genomic window from Ruminiclostridium cellulolyticum H10 includes:
- a CDS encoding recombinase family protein has translation MPKVTVINPIQKTELKSDETKYRVCAYCRVSSDSKEQLQSFNAQVEHYTAMIRKNLQWKFCGVYADEGISGTSRSKRDEFKRLIKDCESGKVDIVITKSISRWARNTADSIEVIRKLKSLGIGIYFEKENVNTLSAESELVLTILSSIAQEESISISKNNRWSCQKRFQNGEWVPSYLPYGYDMDAKGNIIIKEPEAQVVRRIFNDFLSGKGAYTIAKGLTEDGIATKRGNSCWSEGTVRDILQNEKYAGDLLMQKTFTTDTIPFLRKRNKGQKQKYFIEDNHEPVISREQEEKVNKIIQYRKAQQKSSDTAKYNNRYPFSGRIICGECGQAFIRRTIFKNKPYQHIQWSCGRHIRDITQCCMKAIKEEEVKLAYIQLFNKLKCNTNKILVPLLEGLKKISAEDYAGEEVTECNNRIYELNEQNQVLNRLRSKGYIDSALFILKSNVIETELEELKSKRNRILDNTNVSFEIEQTKQLINIVKAHEGLIEEYDENMFEKTVKVITVKSQTQLVFTLINGLELMEYL, from the coding sequence ATGCCTAAGGTAACAGTAATTAATCCCATCCAAAAAACAGAATTAAAATCAGATGAAACAAAATACCGGGTGTGTGCCTACTGCCGTGTCAGTTCTGATAGCAAGGAGCAGCTGCAGTCCTTTAATGCACAGGTAGAACACTACACAGCAATGATACGAAAAAATCTGCAGTGGAAGTTCTGCGGCGTTTATGCAGACGAGGGTATCAGCGGTACTAGCAGAAGTAAACGAGATGAGTTCAAAAGACTGATCAAAGACTGCGAATCGGGAAAAGTAGATATCGTGATTACGAAGTCTATATCCAGATGGGCAAGAAATACTGCGGATAGCATTGAAGTAATACGGAAGCTCAAATCACTGGGGATAGGCATATACTTTGAAAAGGAAAATGTAAATACTCTTTCTGCTGAAAGCGAGCTTGTACTAACAATACTAAGCTCAATAGCACAGGAGGAATCGATCTCCATATCAAAGAATAATAGATGGAGCTGCCAGAAGCGTTTCCAAAACGGGGAGTGGGTGCCTTCATATCTTCCTTACGGTTATGACATGGACGCCAAAGGAAATATAATAATTAAGGAGCCAGAGGCACAGGTTGTAAGAAGAATCTTTAATGATTTTCTAAGCGGTAAAGGAGCATATACAATAGCAAAAGGGCTGACAGAGGATGGGATAGCAACAAAGCGTGGAAACAGCTGCTGGTCGGAGGGGACAGTAAGGGACATCCTGCAGAATGAAAAGTATGCAGGGGACCTGCTGATGCAAAAGACATTTACAACTGATACTATCCCATTCCTGCGAAAAAGAAACAAGGGCCAGAAGCAAAAATATTTCATAGAGGACAATCATGAACCGGTAATTTCAAGGGAGCAAGAGGAGAAGGTCAATAAGATTATACAGTACCGAAAAGCACAGCAAAAAAGCTCAGATACTGCAAAATACAATAACAGATACCCGTTCAGCGGCAGAATAATTTGCGGTGAGTGCGGACAAGCATTTATAAGAAGGACAATCTTTAAAAACAAGCCTTACCAGCACATTCAGTGGAGCTGCGGAAGACATATACGGGACATTACACAATGCTGTATGAAGGCTATTAAAGAAGAAGAAGTAAAACTGGCATACATACAGCTGTTTAATAAATTAAAATGCAATACAAACAAAATCCTTGTTCCGCTGTTAGAGGGACTGAAAAAAATATCAGCTGAGGATTATGCGGGGGAAGAAGTAACGGAGTGCAATAACAGAATATACGAATTAAATGAGCAGAATCAGGTGTTAAACAGACTAAGATCTAAGGGATACATCGACTCTGCTCTTTTTATACTGAAAAGTAATGTCATAGAAACAGAGCTGGAAGAACTGAAAAGCAAAAGGAACAGAATACTTGATAATACAAATGTAAGCTTTGAAATAGAGCAAACAAAACAGCTTATAAACATCGTTAAAGCACATGAAGGCCTTATCGAAGAATACGATGAAAATATGTTCGAAAAAACCGTAAAAGTGATAACAGTTAAATCTCAAACACAGCTTGTATTTACACTTATAAACGGACTAGAGCTTATGGAATACCTATGA
- a CDS encoding recombinase family protein, translating to MVQQKRAWLYCRIDAPEDKQGSLKGQEKELIDYAEQMGFEIIGISRDIGSGLNFKRNGIAEVSAAAAMGRMDALLITNISRIGRDTGKTIRFITMLYKMGIRIYSPAEGEIAALANEHNPFNKVQG from the coding sequence ATGGTACAGCAAAAAAGAGCGTGGCTTTACTGCCGTATTGATGCCCCGGAGGATAAACAGGGCAGTTTGAAAGGCCAGGAAAAGGAACTGATAGACTATGCAGAGCAAATGGGTTTTGAAATAATAGGGATTTCACGGGATATAGGAAGCGGCTTGAACTTTAAAAGAAATGGTATTGCAGAAGTAAGTGCAGCGGCTGCAATGGGCAGGATGGATGCTTTGCTTATTACAAATATCTCACGTATTGGCAGAGATACCGGAAAAACAATAAGATTTATCACCATGCTTTATAAAATGGGTATTAGGATATATTCTCCGGCAGAGGGAGAAATAGCTGCTTTAGCAAATGAACATAATCCTTTTAATAAGGTGCAGGGATAA
- a CDS encoding recombinase family protein, with protein sequence MQRHMPLGYKISDGSITIDSEKADIVKMIFSSFISGKSMMKISQELTKAGVLNASGKPSWNHCSVGNILKNIKYIGDEYHPAVITENDYRTAETIRQERARQLNHSNNYLANSKTGIYPFSGKLICGECGAIFKRYTEHHNANKKCNWKCKRYIVNNRVCCRSAVIDDAQLEQAFTDIVKKVLEEPKLIYTRYPRPHEISSLPDNPKIRKLSNNPELIYKSGQSCSDPREAVRLLFDNAAEEYMNCSADDFTYQTNKLKNSLNDITSVEAFDRGLFLQIIRNITIYTSGILRFEFINGTAAETAYESNRKTKKERLKCREQEERYQ encoded by the coding sequence ATGCAGAGACATATGCCGCTGGGATATAAAATATCTGATGGAAGTATTACCATTGACAGTGAAAAAGCTGATATAGTCAAAATGATATTTAGCAGCTTTATATCGGGAAAATCAATGATGAAAATATCTCAGGAGCTCACAAAAGCCGGAGTACTTAACGCAAGTGGCAAGCCATCCTGGAATCACTGCTCAGTTGGTAACATACTTAAAAATATAAAATACATTGGTGATGAATACCACCCTGCTGTCATAACAGAGAATGACTACCGGACCGCAGAAACAATACGGCAGGAAAGGGCAAGGCAGCTCAATCATAGCAATAACTATCTGGCAAACAGCAAGACAGGAATATACCCATTTAGCGGAAAACTGATATGCGGAGAATGCGGTGCAATATTTAAACGGTATACAGAGCATCATAATGCAAATAAAAAATGCAACTGGAAATGCAAGAGATACATTGTAAATAATAGAGTATGCTGCAGAAGTGCAGTTATAGACGATGCACAGCTGGAGCAGGCTTTTACTGATATAGTGAAAAAGGTACTGGAGGAACCGAAATTGATATATACAAGGTATCCGAGGCCACATGAAATCAGCAGTCTACCTGATAATCCGAAAATCAGAAAACTATCCAATAACCCTGAACTCATATATAAATCAGGTCAGAGTTGTTCAGACCCAAGGGAAGCAGTAAGGCTGCTGTTTGACAATGCAGCAGAGGAATACATGAACTGCTCGGCGGATGACTTTACATATCAGACAAATAAACTAAAAAATTCTCTTAATGACATTACCTCTGTTGAAGCCTTCGACAGGGGTTTATTTTTGCAGATAATACGGAACATAACTATATATACCAGTGGCATACTCCGATTTGAATTCATAAACGGAACAGCAGCGGAAACAGCATACGAATCGAATAGAAAAACAAAAAAGGAGAGATTGAAATGCCGGGAGCAAGAAGAACGGTATCAGTAA
- a CDS encoding SHOCT domain-containing protein, translated as MSQEQILNEVKYKTALHMLNTMLEAGMLTLSEYRRIDEMNRISFSPDLAGVYT; from the coding sequence ATGTCTCAGGAGCAAATACTTAATGAAGTAAAGTATAAAACAGCCCTGCATATGCTTAATACTATGCTTGAGGCGGGGATGCTTACTCTTTCTGAATATAGGAGAATAGATGAAATGAACCGGATTTCCTTTTCCCCTGACTTAGCAGGAGTATATACGTAA
- a CDS encoding sigma-70 family RNA polymerase sigma factor codes for MIKEKIQSDISWEEWLIDEDRKIANSDRRYRYHNRSYDAMGEKLVSQESITKYIPIEEIISETSGFLESITQLHLHNAIKKLNSKQRLIIEMVFWQGYTQQETAKILHCSQANVSKVLKRAITQLIKEYI; via the coding sequence ATGATAAAAGAAAAAATACAGTCTGATATTTCATGGGAGGAATGGCTAATAGATGAGGATCGTAAGATTGCCAATTCAGACCGCCGATATCGTTACCATAACAGATCATATGATGCAATGGGTGAAAAGCTGGTATCACAAGAATCAATTACTAAATATATTCCCATAGAAGAAATTATTTCAGAAACATCTGGCTTTTTAGAAAGCATCACACAATTACACTTACATAATGCAATAAAAAAGTTAAATTCCAAACAGCGGTTAATTATTGAAATGGTATTTTGGCAGGGCTATACACAGCAAGAGACGGCAAAAATCCTGCACTGTAGTCAGGCCAACGTATCCAAGGTACTTAAAAGAGCAATAACCCAGCTGATTAAAGAGTATATTTAA